The Pelodiscus sinensis isolate JC-2024 chromosome 10, ASM4963464v1, whole genome shotgun sequence genome has a segment encoding these proteins:
- the LOC142830836 gene encoding uncharacterized protein LOC142830836, producing the protein MPGPERIRKAIRNEQLSWGSWGAHQGLSWLLPYLLLARTGELGWPGCAAALAGSPGREEGKARAGAAELSLDSPVCTLHKHGTSVWGTELSGWESDSAHEPAVPRGAEIREGPAGGPRRCRDPGGAHRRPLGVQRSGRGPQAAPGGVEIREGPAGGPRGCRDPGGARRRPPGVQRSGRGPQAAPGGAEIREGPSGGPRGCRDPGGALRRPPGVQRSGRGPQAAPGGAEIREGPAGGPRRCRDPRGARRRPPGVQRSGRGPQAAPGGAEIREGPAGGPRGCRDVGCLGLRSNWRGRGTAAEQGRGSRRRRRQSEGERCPSPGSQPPRGRREPGSERRAS; encoded by the exons atgccagggcccgAGCGTATCCGCAAAGCCATCAGG AATGAGCAGCTGAGCTGGGGGTCCTGGGGcgcccaccaagggctgtcctgGTTGCTTCCCTATCTCCTTCTCGCACGCACAGGAGAACTGGGATGGCCTGGCTGCGCCGCAGCTCTGGCTGGATCCCCTGGGCGCGAGGAGGGTAAGGCAAGGGCTGGCGCAGCCGAGCTCTCACTGGACAGCCCTGTGTGCACCCTGCACAAACACGGCACTAGTGTCTGGGGGACCGAGCTAAGTGGGTGGGAGAGCGACTCTGCCCATGAGCCAGCAGTGCCCAGGGGTGCAGAGATCCGGGAGGGGCCCGCAGGCGGCCCCCGGAGGTGCAGAGATCCGGGAGGGGCCCACAGGCGGCCCCTGGGGGTGCAGAGATCCGGGAGGGGCCCACAGGCGGCCCCCGGGGGTGTAGAGATCCGGGAGGGGCCCGCAGGCGGCCCCCGGGGGTGCAGAGATCCGGGAGGGGCCCGCAGGCGGCCCCCGGGGGTGCAGAGATCCGGGAGGGGCCCACAGGCGGCCCCCGGGGGTGCAGAGATCCGGGAGGGGCCCTCAGGCGGCCCCCGGGGGTGCAGAGATCCGGGAGGGGCCCTCAGGCGGCCCCCGGGGGTGCAGAGATCCGGGAGGGGCCCGCAGGCGGCCCCCGGGGGTGCAGAGATCCGGGAGGGGCCCGCAGGCGGCCCCCGGAGGTGCAGAGATCCCAGAGGGGCCCGCAGGCGGCCCCCGGGGGTGCAGAGATCCGGGAGGGGCCCTCAGGCAGCCCCCGGGGGTGCAGAGATCCGGGAGGGGCCCGCAGGCGGCCCCCGGGGGTGCCGAGATGTGGGGTGTCTCGGGCTGCGGTCGAACTGGCGGGGAAGAGGGACGGCGGCGGAGCAAGGGCGAgggagccggaggaggaggagacagagcgAGGGGGagcgctgccccagccctgggagccagCCGCCTCGCGGGCGCAGAGAGCCGGGGAGCGAGCGGAGAGCGAGCTAG